A single window of Intrasporangium calvum DSM 43043 DNA harbors:
- a CDS encoding GNAT family N-acetyltransferase, with product MTAPDAPALTIRPATRADIRAIVDLLADDRLGATRESPDDLALYEAAFTRVCADAGQHLVVAERDGRVVGTLQLSVIPGLSRRGTTRSIIEAVRVASTERGSGLGTTLVEWAVDESRRLGASLVQLTSDRARTDAHRFYERLGFVRSHVGFKLSL from the coding sequence GTGACCGCCCCAGACGCTCCCGCCCTGACGATCCGGCCCGCCACGCGCGCCGACATCCGCGCCATCGTCGACCTCCTCGCGGACGATCGCCTGGGGGCCACCCGCGAGAGTCCCGACGACCTCGCCCTCTACGAGGCGGCGTTCACCCGGGTCTGCGCCGACGCCGGGCAGCACCTCGTCGTCGCCGAGCGCGACGGTCGAGTCGTCGGCACGCTCCAGCTCAGTGTCATCCCCGGCCTGTCCCGACGGGGCACGACGAGGTCGATCATCGAGGCCGTCCGGGTCGCCTCGACCGAGCGCGGCTCCGGACTCGGCACGACGCTCGTCGAGTGGGCGGTGGACGAGTCTCGGAGGCTGGGGGCCAGCCTGGTGCAGCTGACCTCGGACCGCGCACGCACTGACGCCCACCGCTTCTACGAGCGGCTCGGCTTCGTCAGGTCGCACGTGGGCTTCAAGCTGTCCCTGTGA
- a CDS encoding PspC domain-containing protein, giving the protein MKHQTDPTRKGHGLDGLYDALRRLGVARASDGRWFAGVAAGVARRLGIDPLVVRAAFILLGMLFGIGLSLYFLLWLVLPDEQGRIPLEQALKHGEGHSIFLLIVTAVILFGGGPWFSNDNGGVRFFGFAALTVGAWWFLTRTESGRDLWRSGRQAFAPPPSATTPASQAAAAPSTLGTPGAGSPSAPTGTSTDPTTGLPVGLSTGNAAANAGAAAWPPPTGHPNLASVTVAVPTPPAERTRGIGFAGGLLILGAAILAGVGVHSAATRQDWQGSHVAVGIAGGLVVLGLGILVSGLAGRRAGWLAPFALLAMTASLFTTVMPHGLTQPFSAGERHYQPTTLPSEQSYQLGLGRLDVDLTRADLGGAGVERVVATMGLGEINLVVPEGVRVTVHASGRAGEILAIDSNEGGSQASRGGTALEDTFTYGPADAADQLVVDAEVGLGQITIRTGARP; this is encoded by the coding sequence ATGAAGCACCAGACCGACCCCACCCGGAAGGGACACGGCCTCGACGGCCTCTATGACGCCCTGCGTCGCCTCGGCGTGGCGCGAGCCTCGGACGGTCGATGGTTCGCGGGGGTCGCCGCCGGCGTCGCCCGCCGTCTCGGGATCGACCCGCTCGTGGTCCGGGCCGCCTTCATCCTGCTGGGGATGCTCTTCGGGATCGGCCTGTCGCTCTACTTCCTGCTCTGGCTGGTCCTCCCGGACGAGCAGGGCCGCATCCCCCTCGAGCAGGCCCTCAAGCACGGCGAGGGTCACTCGATCTTCCTGCTCATCGTCACCGCCGTCATCCTCTTCGGCGGCGGCCCGTGGTTCTCCAACGACAACGGCGGCGTCCGGTTCTTCGGGTTCGCCGCCTTGACCGTCGGAGCCTGGTGGTTCCTCACCCGGACCGAGTCGGGCCGGGACCTCTGGAGGTCGGGCCGCCAGGCGTTCGCCCCACCCCCGTCGGCCACGACGCCGGCGAGCCAGGCCGCTGCGGCTCCGAGCACCCTCGGCACCCCTGGCGCCGGCTCGCCATCCGCCCCCACCGGGACGTCCACGGACCCCACGACCGGGCTGCCGGTCGGTCTGTCGACGGGCAACGCCGCCGCCAACGCCGGCGCCGCGGCCTGGCCGCCGCCGACCGGGCACCCGAACCTGGCCTCGGTGACCGTCGCCGTGCCGACCCCGCCAGCGGAGCGGACCCGTGGTATCGGTTTCGCCGGCGGGCTGCTCATCCTGGGGGCCGCGATCCTCGCGGGCGTCGGCGTGCACTCCGCAGCCACGCGCCAGGACTGGCAGGGCAGCCACGTCGCCGTGGGGATCGCCGGCGGCCTGGTCGTCCTCGGCCTCGGGATCCTCGTCTCCGGGCTCGCCGGGCGCCGGGCCGGGTGGCTCGCCCCCTTCGCCCTGCTCGCGATGACCGCCTCGCTCTTCACGACCGTCATGCCGCACGGCCTGACCCAGCCCTTCTCGGCCGGCGAGCGCCACTACCAGCCGACGACCCTTCCGTCGGAGCAGAGCTACCAGCTCGGGCTCGGCCGACTGGACGTCGACCTCACCCGGGCCGACCTCGGCGGGGCCGGCGTCGAGAGGGTCGTCGCCACGATGGGCCTCGGCGAGATCAACCTCGTCGTGCCCGAGGGCGTCCGGGTGACGGTCCACGCGAGTGGCCGAGCGGGCGAGATCCTCGCCATCGACAGCAACGAGGGAGGCTCCCAGGCGAGTCGTGGAGGCACCGCCCTCGAGGACACCTTCACGTACGGGCCCGCCGACGCGGCGGACCAGCTCGTCGTCGACGCCGAGGTGGGACTCGGACAGATCACGATCCGGACCGGAGCGCGGCCATGA
- a CDS encoding SDR family oxidoreductase, whose product MTILVTGATGPFGRLTIDALLGRGIPAGEVAALVRDPGRAEDLAARGIDVRVGSYDEPETLDAAFAGVDRVVFVSGNAVGQRVPQHQNVVDAAARAGVSLVAYTSIVRADTSTLGLAAEHRATEAMLAQSGVPHVLLRNSWYLENYTAQIPTQLEHGAVLGSAGDGRLSAATRADLAEAAAAVVAEDGHAGRAYELGGDTPFTLSDYAAELAAQSGRPVVYQDLPVAEFAAVLVGAGLPEGYAMALATSDEAIKDGALLVETGDLSRLIGRPTTSLSDAIRAAL is encoded by the coding sequence ATGACCATCCTCGTCACCGGCGCCACCGGACCGTTCGGCCGCCTCACCATCGACGCACTGCTCGGGCGCGGCATCCCGGCCGGCGAGGTCGCCGCCCTCGTTCGCGACCCGGGCCGGGCCGAGGATCTCGCGGCGCGCGGGATCGACGTCCGGGTGGGCTCCTACGACGAGCCGGAGACCCTCGATGCCGCCTTCGCCGGTGTCGACCGGGTCGTGTTCGTCTCCGGGAACGCGGTCGGTCAGCGGGTCCCCCAGCACCAGAACGTCGTCGACGCCGCAGCCCGGGCCGGGGTCTCCCTGGTGGCGTACACGAGCATCGTCCGCGCGGACACCTCGACCCTGGGCCTCGCCGCCGAGCACCGGGCGACCGAGGCGATGCTCGCTCAGTCCGGCGTGCCGCACGTGCTGCTGCGCAACTCCTGGTACCTCGAGAACTACACCGCCCAGATCCCCACCCAGCTCGAGCACGGCGCGGTCCTCGGCTCGGCTGGCGACGGCCGGCTCAGCGCCGCGACGCGAGCCGACCTGGCCGAGGCCGCTGCCGCCGTTGTCGCCGAGGACGGGCACGCAGGTCGGGCCTACGAGCTCGGCGGGGACACGCCGTTCACCCTGTCCGACTACGCCGCCGAGCTGGCTGCTCAGTCCGGCCGGCCGGTCGTCTACCAGGACCTGCCGGTGGCCGAGTTCGCCGCGGTGCTCGTCGGCGCCGGGCTGCCCGAGGGTTACGCGATGGCCCTGGCCACGAGCGACGAGGCGATCAAGGACGGAGCACTGCTCGTCGAGACCGGCGATCTCAGCCGCCTCATCGGCCGTCCGACGACGAGCCTGTCCGACGCCATCCGCGCCGCCCTCTGA
- a CDS encoding ATP-binding protein, with translation MTTRTEPSQPVPQPAVLRPAVLRPPLVRPTDGRIIGGVAAGLAVHLGVPVKMVRIGFLVAAVPFGAGLAVYVFLWATMREGTLAPAPSPVDPAQIAQPGQPGQLSAGVRPAATPSAAATPGVAAPAPGAAPGAAPGAAPGAEPGHRVPTSKSLRAWLRSGNEAVVIALLGVVALGIAAALWLGSAGIGVEPQVLLPVVVIAIGALFFWSQLDDADPVGARRPVQWIWLIVGLSLTTLGLVGLLVGQTDVGQIWQVAGAVLAALVGVAVLAAPWILRLWSNLRREQAARIRATERADIAAHLHDSVLQTLALIQRRAADPAVVARLARAQERQLRSYLYDEDARAGTLGAALTAALDEIEDLHGVPVELVVTGDRSMDEHLEALVKAVREAAWNAVRHGEPPVTAYVEVGPTAVEAFVRDHGTGFSLDDVPDDRAGVRESIIGRMERHGGTATIRRRSDGTEIELCLPVEAPATAPSQPEEENA, from the coding sequence GTGACCACGCGAACCGAGCCGAGCCAGCCCGTGCCGCAACCTGCGGTGCTGCGCCCGGCTGTGCTCCGCCCACCCTTGGTCCGGCCGACCGACGGCCGGATCATCGGCGGCGTGGCGGCTGGGCTCGCGGTGCACCTCGGCGTTCCCGTGAAGATGGTCCGGATCGGCTTCCTCGTGGCGGCAGTGCCGTTCGGTGCGGGCCTGGCCGTCTACGTGTTCCTCTGGGCGACGATGCGCGAGGGCACCCTCGCCCCGGCTCCCTCACCGGTCGACCCGGCCCAGATCGCACAGCCGGGGCAGCCGGGTCAGCTGTCCGCGGGCGTCCGGCCGGCCGCGACACCGAGCGCCGCCGCCACGCCCGGGGTGGCGGCCCCAGCGCCCGGCGCGGCGCCCGGCGCGGCGCCCGGTGCGGCGCCCGGTGCGGAGCCGGGCCACCGGGTCCCGACGTCGAAGTCGCTGCGAGCCTGGCTCCGCAGCGGCAACGAAGCCGTCGTCATCGCGCTCCTCGGGGTGGTGGCCCTCGGCATCGCTGCGGCCTTGTGGCTCGGCAGCGCCGGGATCGGGGTCGAGCCGCAGGTGCTCCTCCCCGTCGTCGTCATCGCCATCGGCGCCCTCTTCTTCTGGTCGCAGCTCGACGACGCCGACCCCGTCGGCGCCCGCCGACCGGTCCAGTGGATCTGGCTCATCGTAGGGCTCAGCCTCACCACCCTCGGCCTCGTCGGCCTGCTCGTCGGGCAGACCGATGTCGGCCAGATCTGGCAGGTCGCGGGGGCCGTGCTGGCCGCGCTCGTGGGCGTGGCGGTGCTCGCGGCACCGTGGATCCTCCGCCTCTGGAGCAACCTCCGGCGGGAGCAGGCGGCGCGCATCCGAGCCACGGAGCGGGCGGACATCGCGGCGCACCTGCACGACTCGGTGCTCCAGACGCTCGCGCTGATCCAGCGTCGGGCCGCCGATCCCGCCGTCGTGGCCCGGCTCGCCCGGGCGCAGGAGCGTCAGCTGCGCTCCTACCTCTACGACGAGGATGCCCGGGCCGGCACCCTCGGCGCAGCCCTGACGGCCGCCCTCGACGAGATCGAGGACCTCCACGGGGTCCCGGTGGAGCTCGTCGTCACCGGCGACCGGTCGATGGACGAGCACCTGGAGGCGCTGGTCAAGGCCGTCCGGGAGGCCGCATGGAACGCCGTGCGCCACGGCGAGCCGCCGGTGACCGCCTACGTCGAGGTGGGCCCCACGGCGGTCGAGGCGTTCGTGCGCGACCACGGCACCGGGTTCAGCCTCGACGACGTGCCGGACGACCGGGCGGGTGTGCGAGAGTCGATCATCGGCCGGATGGAGCGGCACGGCGGCACGGCGACGATCCGCCGCCGGTCCGACGGCACGGAGATCGAGCTCTGCCTGCCCGTCGAGGCGCCCGCGACGGCCCCGTCCCAGCCCGAGGAAGAGAACGCATGA
- a CDS encoding LuxR C-terminal-related transcriptional regulator, giving the protein MSQQRTIRVVLVDDHHMFRTGVRAELMSAATPDGGSGPAGARPAAPTYAPQIVGEAGAVESATSVIKETRPDVVLLDVHIPGGDGHGGADVIRACAGVQTEAGQPVRFLALSVSDAAEDVIAVIRAGARGYVTKTISAGDLLTAIGRVADGDAVFSPRLAGFVLDAFGAAAGEVAEIDEELDRLSAREREVMRLIARGYQYKEVAKELFISIKTVETHVSSVLRKLQLSSRHELTAWAMGRRLL; this is encoded by the coding sequence ATGAGCCAGCAGCGGACGATCCGTGTCGTCCTCGTCGACGACCACCACATGTTCCGCACGGGAGTCCGGGCCGAGCTGATGAGCGCGGCCACTCCGGATGGCGGGTCCGGGCCGGCGGGCGCCCGCCCGGCGGCACCGACGTATGCGCCCCAGATCGTCGGCGAGGCCGGCGCGGTGGAGTCAGCGACCTCGGTGATCAAGGAGACCAGGCCCGACGTCGTCCTCCTCGACGTCCACATCCCCGGTGGCGACGGGCACGGTGGCGCCGATGTCATCCGGGCCTGTGCGGGCGTCCAGACCGAGGCCGGGCAGCCCGTTCGCTTCCTCGCCCTGTCCGTGTCGGATGCGGCCGAGGACGTCATCGCCGTCATCCGGGCGGGAGCCCGCGGCTACGTCACCAAGACGATCAGTGCCGGCGACCTGCTCACCGCCATCGGCCGCGTCGCGGACGGGGACGCGGTGTTCAGCCCGCGACTGGCCGGTTTCGTGCTCGACGCGTTCGGTGCCGCTGCCGGCGAGGTCGCGGAGATCGACGAGGAGCTCGACCGGCTCTCGGCCCGGGAGCGAGAGGTGATGCGCCTCATCGCGCGCGGCTACCAGTACAAGGAGGTCGCCAAGGAGCTGTTCATCTCCATCAAGACGGTCGAGACCCACGTGAGCTCGGTGCTGCGCAAGCTCCAGCTCAGCTCCCGTCACGAGCTGACGGCCTGGGCGATGGGCCGCCGCCTCCTCTGA
- a CDS encoding SRPBCC family protein — protein sequence MAKEFRVSRATTVAAPPERILPLLTDLHEWQKWSPWEGLDAGLERTYAGASSGVGAVYGWRGNSKAGEGRMEIVEAAPDHVGIDLVFAAPMKAHNRVDFRLTPEEHGTRVEWVMTGPQNVVMRVMSKLYSMEKMIGPDLEKGLLQLRQAAESA from the coding sequence ATGGCCAAGGAGTTCAGAGTCAGCCGTGCGACGACGGTCGCGGCGCCGCCGGAGCGGATCCTCCCCCTTCTCACCGACCTCCATGAGTGGCAGAAGTGGTCGCCGTGGGAGGGCCTCGACGCGGGCCTGGAGCGCACCTATGCCGGCGCGTCCTCGGGCGTGGGGGCCGTCTACGGGTGGCGCGGCAACAGCAAGGCCGGGGAGGGACGGATGGAGATCGTCGAGGCGGCCCCCGACCACGTCGGCATCGACCTCGTCTTCGCCGCTCCGATGAAGGCGCACAACCGGGTCGACTTCCGGCTGACCCCCGAGGAGCACGGGACGAGGGTGGAGTGGGTCATGACCGGCCCGCAGAACGTCGTCATGCGCGTGATGAGCAAGCTCTACTCGATGGAGAAGATGATCGGTCCCGACCTGGAGAAGGGACTGCTCCAGCTCAGGCAGGCCGCCGAGTCCGCGTGA
- a CDS encoding alpha/beta fold hydrolase: MLNTLSVGTAGPRIAFLHGLFGQGRNWNQIAKGLAGPDGTGARCLLVDLPDHGRSPWSEEFSFEGYADAVAATLQEVAPGESWTVVGHSLGGKTAMVLALQHPDLVDHLVVVDIAPKDYGSLERFQGYIDEMRALPLGEIESRADAEARFQEPNAGVRAFLLQNLRSERADGQSQWRWQANLDLFAADAALGHESRIAGWPASVDGLPPYEGPVLWIAGGDSPYIDPEDAETMRRYFPLARQLTIKGAAHWVHTDAPEIVVEALRRVLA; the protein is encoded by the coding sequence ATGCTCAACACGCTGTCGGTCGGCACCGCCGGGCCGAGAATCGCCTTCCTGCACGGACTCTTCGGTCAGGGGCGCAACTGGAACCAGATCGCCAAGGGCCTCGCCGGGCCGGACGGGACCGGCGCGCGGTGCCTGCTCGTCGACCTCCCGGACCACGGCCGGTCGCCGTGGTCGGAGGAGTTCTCGTTCGAGGGCTACGCCGACGCCGTGGCAGCGACGCTGCAGGAGGTGGCGCCAGGGGAGAGCTGGACCGTTGTGGGCCACTCCCTCGGGGGCAAGACGGCCATGGTGCTCGCCCTCCAGCACCCGGACCTCGTCGACCACCTCGTCGTCGTCGACATCGCACCCAAGGACTACGGCTCCCTGGAGCGGTTCCAGGGCTATATCGACGAGATGCGGGCGCTGCCGCTCGGCGAGATCGAGAGCCGGGCCGATGCGGAGGCCCGCTTCCAGGAGCCGAACGCCGGGGTCAGGGCCTTCCTGCTCCAGAACCTCCGCTCGGAGCGCGCCGACGGGCAGTCCCAGTGGCGCTGGCAGGCCAACCTCGACCTCTTCGCGGCCGATGCCGCGCTCGGGCACGAGTCACGCATCGCCGGCTGGCCGGCGTCGGTCGACGGGCTCCCGCCCTATGAGGGCCCAGTCCTGTGGATCGCCGGGGGGGACTCGCCCTACATCGATCCGGAGGACGCCGAGACGATGCGGCGGTACTTCCCGCTGGCCCGCCAGCTCACGATCAAGGGCGCGGCGCACTGGGTGCACACCGACGCACCGGAGATCGTGGTCGAGGCGCTCCGTCGCGTCCTCGCCTGA
- a CDS encoding M13 family metallopeptidase — MTPRSGIDPASLDRSVRPQDNLFRFVNGTWLDTTEIPADRARFGSFDLLREQSTARVHELIEEAAADLTAEVGTPRRQVGDLFTSFMDTERVEENGLAPLLPFLSEVAAIDSPHALAATLGRLHRVGVTGLLALYVSPDQRSPEDYAVYLEQSGLGLPDESYYRDEAHAETRTAYVAHVERLLALAGVPEAADKATRIMALETEVARHHWDTVASRDAVKTYNAYPLSEAESLAPGFPWHAWLSAMGAPEGAVPKVVVRQPSFVTALSTLLTEVPLADWQAWLTFHVVSSFAALLPRAIVDEDFDFYGRTISGQPENKERWKRGVAVVEGAVGEAVGRLYAERWFPPAAKERMQHLVANLVEAFRRSFTTLDWMGAQTRKEALDKLERFVAKIGYPEVWRDYSGIHIDPADLVGNVCRATQFEVDRNFAKLGKPIDRTEWFMLPQTVNAYYMPTMNEIVFPAAILQPPFFDLEADDAVNYGAIGAVIGHEIGHGFDDQGSRYDGSGALRDWWTAEDRERFDALAARLIEQFSSYTPEGLDPKHRVNGALTVGENIGDLGGLQIGYRAYRIATEDAGMPELDGFSGPQRFFMGWAQVWKGKARTAEAIRLLAVDPHSPLDIRGNAVRNLSEFHEAFGVNPEDGMWLPEEDRVRIF, encoded by the coding sequence GTGACCCCGCGCTCCGGCATCGACCCCGCCAGTCTCGACCGCTCGGTGCGGCCGCAGGACAACCTCTTCCGGTTCGTCAACGGCACCTGGCTGGACACGACGGAGATCCCCGCGGACCGCGCCCGCTTCGGCAGCTTCGACCTGCTCCGTGAGCAGTCGACCGCCCGCGTGCACGAGCTCATCGAGGAGGCCGCCGCAGACCTGACCGCCGAGGTGGGCACCCCGCGCCGCCAGGTCGGCGACCTGTTCACGAGCTTCATGGACACCGAGCGGGTGGAGGAGAACGGGCTGGCGCCGCTCCTCCCGTTCCTGAGCGAGGTCGCCGCGATCGACTCCCCGCACGCCCTTGCCGCCACCCTCGGGCGCCTCCACCGAGTCGGCGTCACCGGCCTCCTCGCCCTCTACGTCAGTCCCGACCAGCGCTCGCCCGAGGACTACGCCGTCTACCTGGAGCAGTCCGGCCTCGGGCTGCCGGACGAGTCGTACTACCGCGACGAGGCCCACGCCGAGACCCGCACCGCCTACGTCGCCCACGTCGAGCGGCTCCTCGCGCTCGCGGGAGTGCCCGAGGCCGCCGACAAGGCGACACGGATCATGGCGCTGGAGACGGAGGTCGCCCGGCACCACTGGGACACGGTGGCGAGCCGCGACGCGGTCAAGACGTACAACGCCTACCCGCTCTCCGAGGCAGAGTCGCTCGCCCCGGGGTTCCCTTGGCACGCCTGGCTGTCCGCGATGGGGGCGCCTGAGGGTGCCGTCCCCAAGGTGGTCGTCCGGCAGCCGAGCTTCGTGACCGCGCTCAGCACGCTGCTCACCGAGGTCCCCCTGGCCGACTGGCAGGCCTGGCTCACCTTCCACGTCGTCAGCAGCTTCGCTGCGCTGCTCCCTCGGGCCATCGTCGACGAGGACTTCGACTTCTACGGGCGGACGATCTCCGGGCAGCCGGAGAACAAGGAGCGCTGGAAGCGTGGGGTGGCCGTCGTCGAGGGTGCGGTCGGCGAGGCGGTCGGCCGGCTCTACGCGGAGCGGTGGTTCCCACCCGCCGCCAAGGAGCGGATGCAGCACCTGGTCGCGAACCTCGTCGAGGCGTTCCGTCGCTCGTTCACCACGCTCGACTGGATGGGTGCCCAGACGCGCAAGGAGGCGCTCGACAAGCTCGAGCGCTTCGTCGCCAAGATCGGCTACCCCGAGGTGTGGCGCGACTACTCCGGGATCCACATCGACCCTGCTGACCTGGTCGGGAACGTCTGTCGGGCAACGCAGTTCGAGGTCGACCGCAACTTCGCGAAGCTCGGCAAGCCGATCGACCGCACCGAGTGGTTCATGCTGCCCCAGACGGTCAACGCGTACTACATGCCGACGATGAACGAGATCGTCTTTCCCGCCGCCATCCTCCAGCCGCCGTTCTTCGACCTCGAGGCCGACGACGCCGTGAACTACGGCGCGATCGGGGCGGTCATCGGTCATGAGATCGGGCACGGCTTCGACGACCAGGGGTCGCGCTACGACGGGAGCGGGGCCCTGCGCGACTGGTGGACCGCGGAGGACCGGGAGCGGTTCGACGCCCTGGCGGCACGTCTCATCGAGCAGTTCAGCAGCTACACGCCCGAAGGACTCGACCCGAAGCACCGGGTCAACGGCGCCCTCACCGTCGGCGAGAACATCGGTGACTTAGGCGGGCTGCAGATCGGCTACCGGGCCTACCGGATCGCGACCGAGGACGCCGGCATGCCCGAGCTCGACGGCTTCAGCGGACCACAGCGGTTCTTCATGGGGTGGGCCCAGGTCTGGAAGGGCAAGGCCCGCACCGCAGAGGCGATCCGGCTGCTCGCTGTCGACCCGCACTCGCCGCTCGACATCCGGGGCAACGCCGTGCGCAACCTCTCGGAGTTCCACGAGGCCTTCGGCGTGAACCCCGAGGACGGGATGTGGCTGCCGGAGGAGGATCGGGTCCGGATCTTCTGA